The Colletotrichum higginsianum IMI 349063 chromosome 2, whole genome shotgun sequence genome has a segment encoding these proteins:
- a CDS encoding Calcium-binding ef-hand protein: MNFDLKTPQQAMPAGYKPSPLGPHGSPRSSPFRRPESPASPSAVRQPSTQVTPFGSPTKASYATNNGRFGNPTTPTNTADSRTPRVRTPTAETTMASPQPLRPGLKKTISHGNALSHLQPAQVRQLREGFEVLDRDSDGIINREDVADMLNQLGLPSSASDVSQFFPPSTPQTMTMAAFLNSLATMLASLSPQSELLSAFSAFDDDDSGQIDFAELRDALLHTVPEHGERPLTEAEVEKVIEGFTGRRAFNRNMQGGLGNRREVFRYQDFVNSIMGTNTASEAASAEGSED, encoded by the exons ATGAATTTTGACCTGAAAACCCCACAACAGGCAATGCCCGCTGGCTACAAACCTTCTCCACTAGGGCCTCATGGCTCTCCTCGCAGCTCTCCGTTTAGAAGACCAGAATCTCCAGCATCACCATCAGCAGTGCGACAGCCCTCGACCCAAGTGACGCCCTTTGGGTCGCCGACGAAAGCATCATACGCAACGAACAACGGCCGCTTCGGCAACCCAACCACGCCGACCAACACGGCCGACAGCCGCACGCCTCGAGTGCGAACCCCGACTGCTGAGACCACGATGGCCTCGCCACAGCCGCTCCGGCCGGGTCTGAAGAAGACAATAAGCCACGGGAATGCACTCTCGCATCTGCAGCCTGCCCAAGTCAGGCAGCTCCGAGAAGGCTTTGAAGTCCTGGATCGTGACAGTGATGGCATCATCAACAGGGAAGATGTAGCGGACATGCTCAACCAGCTGG GCCTGCCGTCCAGCGCATCGGATGTGTCACAATTCTTCCCTCCATCAACGCCTCAAACGATGACAATGGCCGCCTTCCTCAACTCCCTGGCAACCATGTTGGCATCATTATCGCCTCAATCCGAGCTTCTTTCGGCATTTTCTGCattcgacgacgacgacagcgggCAGATAGACTTCGCCGAGCTGCGAGATGCACTACTCCACACGGTTCCGGAGCACGGCGAGCGACCATTgacggaggccgaggtcgaaaAGGTGATTGAGGGATTCACAGGCAGGAGGGCGTTCAACCGCAACATGCAGGGCGGGCTGGGCAACCGTCGTGAGGTCTTCAGATATCAAGACTTCGTCAACTCCATCATGGGGACCAACACGGCGTCAGAagcggcgtcggccgaggGATCTGAGGATTGA
- a CDS encoding Tetratricopeptide: protein MKLFAKKSSKKQGPDDNDQHQDSSYFPPSEASSPTKSPTKPRSPTKSPTKSPTKKSSQPASPGPRETKSSRTSRTFGRHPTDPGSRRSSKIDLDSHPLNLPPEERAKRLSALSAMSGNAMDIDRESSAAPSSPATAPVAAAAPTAAPQQTSAQPSSSSSTPKPNGINTNFNGDGDAPAPPPHKSNPSSPVPTAEDEAEAYKAAGNKFFKEKDYKNAILQYSKAIELVPDSATYLSNRAAAYMSNTQYEYALDDCTRAADLDPENPKILLRLARIYTSLGQPQEALLVFGRINPPPSAKDQASAKEMLKHVTAAQSALRDGTAGSMVLHALDQAERHLGFGASRPRKWQLMRGEAYLKMGSVNALGEAQNLAMALLRSNSQDPEALVLRGRALYAQGENDKAVSHFRKAISCDPDMRDAVKCLRIVQKLDRMKEEGNSDYKMGRWQSAIEKYSAALEVDQTNRGTNSKILQNRALCKIKLKDYDGAIADCERAISLDSTYLKARKTKANAYGQAGKWEDAVREWKSIQELDPEDRTIAKEVRKAELELKKSQRKDYYKILGVEKDADDNQIKKAYRKLAIIHHPDKNPNDEQAAERFKDIGEAYETLSDSQKRARYDSGEDLVDPSDMFSGGGGMGGMGGMGGMHGGIDPEILFNMMGGGGGFGGGGGGGFNGGGFPGGGGAQFNFADGGGRPRGGGAGFGGRGFNFST, encoded by the exons ATGAAGCTCTTCGCAAAGAAATCGTCCAAGAAGCAAGGTCCGGACGATAACGACCAACACCAAGATTCGAGCTACTTCCCCCCCTCTGAGGCCTCTTCTCCTACGAAGTCGCCAACCAAGCCCCGATCCCCCACCAAATCGCCGACCAAGTCCCCCACCAAAAAATCCTCCCAGCCTGCATCCCCAGGCCCTCGGGAGACAAAGTCGTCGCGCACATCCCGCACCTTTGGCCGCCACCCTACCGATCCTGGCTCACGCAGGAGCAGCAAAATCGACCTTGACTCCCACCCTCTCAACCTCCCTCCTGAAGAGCGTGCAAAGAGACTGTCCGCCTTGTCAGCCATGAGTGGAAACGCCATGGACATCGACCGTGAGTCGAGCGCGGCCCCGTCATCGCCTGCGACGGCccctgttgctgctgctgctcccacTGCGGCCCCCCAGCAAACCTCCGCCCagccctcttcctcttcctctaCTCCCAAGCCCAATGGCATCAACACCAATTTCAACGGTGACGGAGATGCtcctgcccctccccctcacAAGTCCAACCCCTCCAGTCCAGTCCCCACCGCTGAggatgaggccgaggcctATAAGGCTGCGGGCAACAAGTTTTTCAAGGAGAAGGACTACAAGAATGCCATTCTTCAGTACTCCAAGG CTATTGAGTTGGTTCCCGACTCGGCCACCTACCTGAGCAACCGCGCTGCCGCCTACATGTCCAATACCCAGTACGAGTATGCCCTCGATGACTGCACCCGCGCTGCCGACCTGGACCCCGAGAACCCCAAGATCCTTCTCCGACTTGCCCGCATCTACACCAGCTTGGGTCAGCCCCAGGAGGCCCTGCTCGTCTTCGGTCGCATCAACCCTCCCCCTTCGGCCAAGGACCAGGCTTCGGCCAAGGAAATGCTGAAGCACGTCACCGCGGCCCAGAGCGCTCTCCGAGACGGAACTGCCGGCTCCATGGTCCTCCATGCCCTTGACCAGGCTGAGCGTCACCTGGGTTTCGGTGCCTCTAGACCTCGCAAGTGGCAACTCATGCGGGGCGAGGCGTACCTTAAGATGGGTAGCGtcaacgccctcggcgaggcccAGAACCTCGCAATGGCTCTGCTCAGGAGCAACAGCCAGGATCCCGAGGCTCTGGTGCTCCGTGGCCGCGCCCTGTACGCCCAGGGCGAGAATGACAAAGCTGTCAGCCACTTCCGCAAGGCCATCAGCTGCGACCCCGACATGAGGGATGCAGTCAAGTGTCTCAGGATCGTCCAGAAGCTGGACCgcatgaaggaggagggcaaTTCGGACTACAAAATGGGCCGCTGGCAGTCCGCCATCGAGAAGTACAGCGCCGCGCTCGAGGTTGACCAAACCAACCGCGGCACCAACTCGAAGATTCTGCAAAACAGAGCGCTGTGCAAAATCAAACTGAAGGATTACGACGGAGCCATTGCTGATTGCGAGCGCGCCATCAGCTTGGACTCGACGTACCTCAAGGCCCGCAAGACCAAGGCCAACGCTTACGGCCAGGCAGGCAAGTGGGAAGATGCCGTGCGGGAGTGGAAGTCGATCCAAGAGCTCGACCCTGAGGACCGTACCATCGCAAAGGAGGTGCGcaaggccgagctcgagctgaAGAAGAGCCAGCGCAAGGACTACTACAAGATCCTCGGCGTTGAgaaggacgccgacgacaaccagATCAAGAAGGCCTACCGCAAGCTTGCCATCATCCACCACCCGGACAAGAACCCCAATGACGAGCAGGCTGCCGAGCGCTTCAAGGATATCGGAGAAGCTTATGAGACTCTGAGCGACTCTCA GAAGCGTGCTCGTTATGACAGTGGCGAAGACCTCGTCGACCCGTCTGACATgttcagcggcggcggcggtatgGGTGGTATGGGCGGCATGGGTGGCATGCATGGCGGCATCGACCCCGAGATCCTCTTCAACATGAtgggtggtggcggtggattcggcggcggcggcggcggcggcttcaaCGGGGGCGGTTTCCccggtggaggcggcgcacAATTCAACTTCGCTGACGGAGGTGGCCGTCCCCGCGGGGGTGGtgccggcttcggcggccgcggcttCAACTTCTCGACCTGA
- a CDS encoding transcription factor subunit Med10 codes for MAPLDKPTPAELEQQLKDTIHDLYQIMVQVTTYNATSSNPSGPALSDSVQALSQSLQRVHMTATAGAPPSPDLPGALPKIPPELVQYVENGRNPDIYTREFVELVRRGNQLMKGKMSAFAQFRDVLADHMERGMPELRDDVARVLEGTKVVGSGRPGGD; via the exons ATGGCACCCCTCGACAAACCGACTCCTGCGGAGCTGGAGC AGCAGCTCAAAGACACGATCCATGATCTCTACCAGATTATGGTCCAGGTCACAACCTACAACGCGACCTCATCCAACCCCTCGGGCCCGGCCCTCTCCGATTCGGTCCAGGCGCTCTCCCAGTCTTTGCAGCGCGTTCACATgacggccacggccggcgCGCCCCCTTCGCCCGACCTGCCCGGCGCCCTGCCCAAGATCCCGCCCGAGCTCGTGCAGTACGTCGAGAACGGCCGGAACCCGGACATCTACACGCGCGAgttcgtcgagctcgtccgccGTGGCAACCAGCTGATGAAGGGCAAGATGAGCGCCTTTGCGCAGTTCCGCGACGTGCTGGCCGACCACATGGAGAGAGGCATGCCCGAGCTtcgcgacgacgtcgcgaGGGTTCTCGAGGGGACAAAGGTCGTCGGGAGCGGCAGGCCAGGGGGTGATtga
- a CDS encoding Mediator of rna polymerase ii transcription — translation MGPHASSPFTCTFCYGSSDGPPHVLGHEARLTCSPCHAALIDLAICWSGEMGCWRRQGRTAEKDPSVHSVIESRFIFSPSSGRRIARRSQRGSGDAGYGFYNIRLHQRSYRPTSLQTKSNEAHTGMDAAISRDSTLRRETRGQHAYSSIGKSRADTGHVDIRNIDFGIGKFTYTDRPTNYTPSSFTAFAKPNQFPSRLDAS, via the exons ATGGGTCCACACGCCTCGAGCCCTTTTACTTGCACATTCTGCTACGGATCGTCCGATGGCCCCCCTCACGTCCTCGGTCACGAGGCGCGCCTGACCTGCTCGCCCTGCCACGCGGCGCTCATCGACCTCGCCATCTGCTGG TCGGGCGAGATGGGATGCTGGCGAAGGCAGGGCCGGACAGCTGAGAAGGACCCCAGCG TCCATTCGGTCATCGAGTCGAGATTCATCTTCTCTCCGTCGAGCGGGAGACGGATCGCACGACGGAGCCAGAGGGGGTCTGGCGACGCCGGTTACGGATTCTACAATATACGTCTCCATCAACGATCCTATAGGCCTACCAGCCTTCAAACCAAGTCCAACGAAGCCCATACCGGTATGGATGCAGCCATTTCGCGGGATTCCACACTCAGAAGAGAAACAAGGGGCCAGCACGCTTACTCGTCAATTGGCAAGTCTCGCGCAGACACCGGCCACGTCGACATCAGGAACATCGACTTTGGGATCGGCAAATTCACTTAcaccgaccgaccgaccaaCTACACCCCTTCGTCGTTCACCGCCTTTGCAAAGCCCAACCAGTTCCCATCCCGTCTGGACGCCTCCTGA
- a CDS encoding Cell division control protein 42 has protein sequence MVVATIKCVVVGDGAVGKTCLLISYTTNKFPSEYVPTVFDNYAVTVMIGDEPYTLGLFDTAGQEDYDRLRPLSYPQTDVFLVCFSVTSPASFENVREKWFPEVHHHCPGVPCLIVGTQVDLREDPSVREKLSKQKMSPVRKEDGERMAKDLGAVKYVECSALTQYKLKDVFDEAIVAALEPPAPKKKSHKCLLL, from the exons ATGGTGGTCGCTACTATCAA GTGTGTTgttgtcggcgacggtgcgGTCGGAAAGACATGTCTCCTCATCAGCTACACGACAAACAAATTCCCCTCCGAATATGTCCCGACCGTTTTCGACAACTATGCTGTCACTGTTAT GATCGGTGACGAACCTTACACTCTGGGACTGTTCGATACCGCCGGTCAGGAAGATTACGACAGACTACGTCCCCTCTCGTATCCCCAAAccgacgtcttcctcgtctgcTTCAGCGTCACATCACCCGCCTCCTTCGAGAACGTCCGTGAGAAGTGGTTCCCCGAGGTACATCACCACTGCCCCGGCGTCCCCTGCCTTATCGTCGGCACCCAGGTCGACTTGCGCGAGGACCCCAGTGTTCGCGAGAAGCTTTCTAAGCAAAAGATGTCTCCTGTACGGAAAGAGGATGGCGAGCGGATGGCAAAGGACTTGGGTGCGGTCAAGTACGTCGAGTGCAGTGCTTTGACGCAGTACAAGCTGAAggatgtctttgatgag GCAATCGTTGCGGCCTTGGAGCCTCCTGCCCCCAAGAAGAAGTCGCACAAGTGTCTTCTCCTCTGA
- a CDS encoding Arginase, giving the protein MRLASLLLGCSSALLAAGCSGHGGDSKEWTKAELDELEAKWGFERIGFTGIGSFAHLKHAKCLTTPSELYDIAIIGAPFDTAVSYRPGARFGPRAIRQASSRQTSFRGFNPRANVNPYANWATIIDCGDIPVTPMDNVVALEQMSAAFKELGARRPMSSSLSRPKLITLGGDHSLALPALRALKEAYGAPLRVLHFDAHLDTWHPAKYPSYWTATQFNHGSMFWMAGNEGLLSNASSQPSVHAGLRTRLSGTDFADHEDDTAQNWVRIAADDIDEIGTAGVVKAIMDTLGTEDPVYLSIDIDVLDPAFAPGTGTPEPGGWTTRELIRILRGIEGLNLVGADVVEVSPAYQNAGEETALAAAQVVYEVLSSMVKKGLEGMGKAGKAAAAAIEEEKDEL; this is encoded by the exons atGAGGCTGGCATCGCTGCTGCTAGGTTGCTCGTCGGCTCTACTGGCTGCCGGTTGCAGCGGGCATGGAGGCGACAGCAAGGAGTGGACCAAGGCCGAACTGGACGAGTTGGAGGCGAAATGGGGTTTCGAG CGTATAGGATTCACGGGCATCGGCTCCTTCGCCCACCTGAAGCACGCAAAGTGCCTGACGACGCCGTCCGAGTTGTAcgacatcgccatcatcggcgcgCCCTTTGACACGGCCGTCAGTTATAGACCAG GCGCCCGCTTCGGGCCCCGGGCCATCCGCCAGGCCTCAAGCAGGCAGACGTCGTTCCGCGGCTTCAACCCTCGCGCCAACGTCAACCCGTATGCCAACTGGGCGACGATCATCGACTGTGGCGACATCCCCGTGACACCCATGGACAATGTTGTCGCGCTCGAGCagatgtcggcggcgttcaaggagctcggcgcgCGGAGGCCCATGTCTTCGTCGCTGAGCCGGCCCAAACTGATCACGCTAGGCGGCGACCACAGCCTCGCATTGCCGGCGCTGAGGGCGTTGAAGGAGGCCTACGGGGCACCGCTCCGCGTGTTGCATTTTGATG CTCACCTCGATACATGGCACCCGGCTAAGTACCCGTCGTACTGGACCGCGACGCAGTTCAACCATGGCTCCATGTTCTGGATGGCCGGAAACGAGGGCCTCCTCTCCAACGCGTCGTCGCAGCCGTCGGTGCACGCAGGCCTGCGCACGCGGCTCTCGGGGACCGACTTCGCCGACCACGAGGACGACACGGCTCAGAACTGGGTGCGCATCGCGGCAGACGACATTGACGAGATCGGCACGGCGGGGGTGGTCAAGGCCATCATGGACACGCTCGGTACCGAGGACCCCGTTTACCTGTCGATCGACATCGACGTGCTGGATCCGGCCTTCGCGCCTGGCACGGGCACGCCCGAACCCGGCGGCTGGACGACGCGCGAGCTGATTCGCATCCTGAGGGGCATCGAGGGGCTGAACCTGGTCGGGGCGGACGTGGTGGAGGTGTCGCCCGCGTACCAgaacgccggcgaggagacggcgctggcggcggcgcaggtcGTGTACGAGGTCCTGAGCTCGATGGTGAAGAAGGGGCTCGAGGGGATGGGCAAGGCGggcaaggcggcggccgccgccatcgaggaagagaaggatgAGTTgtaa
- a CDS encoding Asparaginyl-tRNA synthetase produces the protein MAAVQELAERLKSDDKVYVDTDAGADEPSTTGTESSPFKSLAAAYIANNESVTSRQFLTRASKTGDDEAARLEWKEPAKSAVKKAQSALDAHRKKLAKQAQIEAKEEEQKKARQQALEAAKLIVIKEDESLPEPKRITIGEKNVVLGEGDKKGDRVKIAGRIHRLRAQKQATFITLVDGYGHLQCVLQAGDLTKTYDALTFAQGTSLWVYGELKKVPEGQTAPDNRELHVDYYKVIGTSPTDEDAITNKVSLLQNQWDSQMLDNRHLVLRGDNASAIMKIRAAVEWAFTKTYKDLKITKVSPPALVQTQVEGGATLFSVPYYDEAAYLTQSSQLYLETVLPSLGSVYCIEKSFRAERSLTRRHLSEYTHVEAELDFIEFPDLLEHLEEVMCRVIDNVLADEEIAAFVKELNPDFKKPVRPFMRMKYTDAIDWLNAQDPPILNEDGEPHKFGDDIAEAAERKMTDAINKPIFLTHFPTEIKAFYMKKDPNDARVTESVDCLMPGVGEIVGGSMRMEGYEELMAAYDREGIPSKDYYWYTDQRKYGTSPHGGYGLGLERFLAWLANQHTVRTTCLYPRYMGRCKP, from the exons atggccgccgtTCAGGAATTGGCCGAGCGCCTCAAGTCGGATGACAAGGTCTACGTCgacaccgacgccggcgccgacgagcccTCGACCACGGGCACCGAGTCCTCCCCTTTTAAGTCGCTCGCTGCCGCATACATCGCCAACAACGAATCGGTCACCTCGCGCCAGTTCCTCACCCGCGCCTCCAagacgggcgacgacgaggccgcccgcCTCGAGTGGAAGGAGCCCGCAAAGAGCGCCGTGAAGAAGGCCCAgtccgccctcgacgcccatcgcaagaagctggccaagcAGGCTCAGATCGAGGCCaaagaggaggagcagaagaaggcccGTCAGCAGGCCCTCGAGGCTGCGAAACTGATTGTCATCAAGGAGGATGAGTCTCTTCCCGAGCCGAAGCGCATCACCATTGGCGAGAAGAACGTCGTgctcggcgaaggcgacaagaagggcgacCGCGTTAAAATTGCCGGACGCATCCACAGACTGCGTGCCCAGAAGCAGGCTACGTTCATTACCCTGGTCGACGGCTACGGCCATCTCCAGTGTGTGctccaggccggcgacctGACAAAGACGTACGATGCCCTCACCTTCGCCCAGGGCACCTCCCTCTGGGTCTACGGCGAGCTGAAGAAGGTCCCCGAGGGCCAGACTGCCCCCGACAACCGCGAACTCCACGTCGACTACTACAAGGTCATTGGCACCTCGCCcacggacgaggacgccatcaCCAACAAGGTCTCACTGCTGCAGAACCAGTGGGACTCGCAGATGCTGGACAACCGCCACCTGGTCCTGCGCGGCGACAATGCCTCCGCCATCATGAAGATCCGCGCCGCTGTTGAGTGGGCTTTCACCAAGACCTACAAGGATCTCAAGATCACAAAGGTTTCCCCTCCGGCCTTGGTTCAGAcccaggtcgagggcggtGCCACGCTCTTCTCCGTCCCCTATTACGACGAGGCTGCCTACCTCACCCAGTCCTCCCAGCTGTACCTCGAGACCGTCCTGCCCAGTCTGGGTAGCGTTTACTGTATTGAGAAGTCCTTCCGTGCCGAGCGCAGCTTGACCCGTAGACATCTTTCCGAGTACACccacgtcgaggccgagctcgacttCATCGAGTTCCCCGACCTGCTCGAGCATCTCGAGGAGGTCATGTGTCGCGTCATCGACAACGTCCTGGCTGACGAGGAgatcgccgccttcgtcaaGGAGCTGAACCCCGACTTCAAGAAGCCCGTTCGCCCCTTCATGCGCATGAAGTAcaccgacgccatcgacTGGCTCAACGCCCAAGACCCCCCAATCCTcaacgaggacggcgagccccACAAGTTTGgcgacgacatcgccgaggccgctgaGCGCAAGATGAccgacgccatcaacaagCCCATTTTCCTCACCCATTTCCCCACCGAGATCAAGGCCTTCTACATGAAGAAGGACCCCAACGACGCGCGTGTGACCGAGAGCGTCGACTGCCTCATGCCCGGCGTCGGAGAAATCGTTGGTGGTTCTATGAGAATGGAGGGCTACGAGGAACTCATGGCCGCCTACGACAGAGAGGGAATTCCGTCCAAGGACTACTACTGGTATACCGACCAGAGAAA GTACGGCACCTCTCCCCACGGCGGCTacggtctcggtctcgaaCGCTTCCTGGCTTGGTTGGCCAACCAGCACACCGTCCGCACAACGTGCCTGTACCCCCGTTACATGGGACGCTGCAagccttga
- a CDS encoding RNA recognition domain-containing protein has translation MQEIQGPVGQGGSSAPGNRFGHASKPSNSETGFSHGAFTSNISGFADRHPRRGNIPTINTQPLNQHQLQLQQAPPSAADMATPGTAFDMQFTPLLPSQLLLGSPFQPGTPAAFASPQFQNLQSFQQAQQQSQQQQHHQNGMQSPIQQNMSPQQYQAMVSPSTYGAPQFFQPQSPTGGSFNNMQIPMQPSSPASMGPGMVTGTSRTVYLGNIPPDTSAEEILGHVRSGQIESVRLLPDKNCAFISFLDASSATHFHSDAILKKLCIKGQDIKVGWGKPSQVPTSVALAVQQSGASRNVYLGNLSEDITEEELREDLGKFGAIDTVKIVREKSIAFIHFLSIANAIKAVSQLPQEPKWQAPRRVYYGKDRCAYVSKTQQQNAAQYLGIAPGYAHMLTGADRDVISNALAQQSVAAAAVATTAGGINNLGNRTIYLGNIHPETTIEEICNVVRGGLLHHIRYIPDKHICFVTFIDPTAAASFYALSNLQGLMIHNRRLKIGWGKHSGALPPAIALAVSGGASRNVYIGNLDETWTEERLRQDFSEYGEIELVNTLREKSCAFVNFTNIANAIKAIEAVRSKDEYKKFKVNFGKDRCGNAPRQLQQQAQSPRTDGVSSPPPNGSQNSGSPTNGNTPQQSATMFNSNNHPLTMYLNHVSQQAQHQQHHQHQQLAVQQQALFGTAQSSPSELSIDMQSQGPISGHQQSASISNGYPQSASGPGPTTIGGLLAPGNGRGQHNRAVSLPALNPGFDNGGAPSGHEGERRGHQYQASFGGMGAGYGLAIQGGLNQWVEEEVAN, from the coding sequence ATGCAGGAAATCCAAGGTCCcgtcggccagggcggcTCCAGTGCTCCCGGAAACCGTTTCGGTCATGCTTCCAAGCCCTCGAACAGCGAAACTGGCTTCTCTCACGGAGCCTTCACTTCCAATATCTCTGGTTTTGCCGACAGGCACCCTCGCCGCGGAAACATCCCAACCATCAACACTCAGCCCCTGAACCAGcaccagctccagctccagcaggCTCCTCcttccgccgccgacatggccACCCCTGGCACCGCCTTCGACATGCAGTTCACTCCTCTACTCCCCTCCCAGCTGCTTCTCGGGAGCCCCTTCCAGCCTGGAACCCCCGCTGCCTTTGCTAGCCCCCAGTTCCAGAACCTCCAGAGCTTCcagcaggcccagcagcagagccagcagcagcagcaccaccagaACGGCATGCAGAGCCCTATCCAGCAGAACATGTCTCCCCAGCAATACCAGGCAATGGTCTCTCCATCGACCTATGGCGCTCCCCAGTTCTTCCAGCCCCAGTCCCCCACCGGCGGCAGCTTTAACAACATGCAGATCCCCATGCAGCCCAGCTCGCCCGCATCCATGGGCCCGGGAATGGTAACTGGCACCAGCCGCACCGTCTACCTCGGTAACATCCCTCCTGACACGTCGGCCGAGGAGATCTTGGGCCACGTTCGCAGCGGACAAATCGAGTCGGTTCGTCTTCTTCCCGACAAGAACTGCGCTTTCATCTCGTTCCTCGACGCCAGCTCGGCTACCCACTTCCACTCTGATGCCATCTTGAAAAAGCTCTGCATCAAGGGCCAGGATATCAAGGTCGGTTGGGGCAAGCCTAGCCAGGTTCCCACCTCGGTGGCGTTGGCAGTCCAGCAGTCCGGTGCTTCTCGCAACGTGTACTTGGGCAACCTGTCGGAGGACATTACTGAGGAGGAGCTCCGCGAGGACCTTGGAAAGTTCGGTGCCATTGACACGGTCAAGATTGTCCGCGAGAAGAGCATTGCCTTCATTCACTTCCTGTCCATCGCCAATGCGATCAAGGCAGTTTCCCAACTTCCTCAGGAACCCAAGTGGCAGGCCCCCCGTCGTGTTTACTATGGCAAGGATCGATGCGCCTACGTTTCGAAGACGCAACAGCAGAACGCCGCTCAATACCTTGGTATTGCGCCTGGCTACGCGCACATGCTCACTGGTGCAGACCGTGATGTCATCTCCAACGCTCTGGCTCAGCAGTCCGttgccgcggccgccgttgCGACCACCGCTGGTGGCATCAACAACCTCGGAAACCGTACTATCTACCTGGGAAATATTCACCCAGAGACGACGATTGAGGAGATTTGCAACGTCGTACGTGGTGGTCTTCTTCACCATATCCGTTACATCCCTGACAAGCATATCTGCTTCGTCACCTTCATTGACcccacggccgccgcgtcctTTTATGCCCTGAGCAACTTGCAAGGCTTGATGATCCATAACCGCAGACTGAAGATTGGCTGGGGCAAGCACTCTGGTGCTCTCCCGCCTGCCATCGCCCTTGCTGTCAGCGGAGGAGCTTCTCGCAATGTCTACATCGGCAACTTGGATGAGACGTGGACTGAAGAGCGGCTGAGACAGGACTTCTCCGAGTACGGCGAAATCGAGCTGGTCAACACCTTGAGGGAGAAGAGCTGCGCGTTCGTCAACTTCACCAACATTGCCAACGCCATCAAGGCTATCGAGGCTGTGCGAAGCAAAGACGAGTACAAGAAGTTCAAGGTCAACTTTGGCAAGGACCGCTGTGGAAACGCGCCCCGTCAGCTTCAGCAGCAGGCACAATCTCCCCGCACCGATGGTGTTTCGTCGCCGCCCCCCAACGGCTCGCAGAATTCGGGCTCACCCACCAACGGCAACACGCCCCAGCAGTCGGCGACGATGTTCAACTCGAACAACCACCCCTTGACGATGTACTTGAACCACGTCTCCCAGCAGGctcagcatcagcagcaccatcagcaccagcagcttgCTGTTCAGCAACAGGCCTTGTTCGGCACTGCGCAGTCGTCGCCTAGCGAGCTGTCCATCGACATGCAGTCGCAGGGACCTATCTCGGGCCATCAGCAATCGGCCAGCATCTCGAACGGGTACCCCCAAAGCGCGTCCGGCCCCGGTCCCACCACCATTGGCGGTCTCCTGGCTCCTGGCAACGGCCGTGGCCAGCACAACCGCGCAGTCAGCCTGCCTGCCCTGAACCCTGGTTTTGACAACGGCGGTGCTCCCTCGGGCCACGAGGGAGAGCGCCGCGGTCACCAGTACCAGGCGAGCTTCGGCGGTATGGGTGCTGGCTACGGCCTGGCCATTCAGGGTGGTTTGAACCAGTGGGTCGAGGAAGAGGTTGCCAACTGA